One Scophthalmus maximus strain ysfricsl-2021 chromosome 1, ASM2237912v1, whole genome shotgun sequence genomic region harbors:
- the myh14 gene encoding myosin-10 isoform X1: protein MSRPTGGGVNDVTRFLSLGAAPPGSPTSNASFSAASQADWAAKRLVWVPSEKHGFESASIREERGDEVEVELTDSQRKLTLSREEVQRMNPPRFSKVEDMADLTCLNEASVLHNLRERYYSGLIYTYSGLFCVVVNPYKNLPVYTESIVEMYRGKKRHEMPPHIYAISEAAYRSMLQDREDQAILCTGESGAGKTENTKKVIQYLAHVASSHKSGTPGRNKDAAQMDGSRSLTRGSTMVNRSLQYGELERQLLQANPILEAFGNAKTVKNDNSSRFGKFIRINFDVAGYIVGANIETYLLEKSRATRQAKDERTFHIFYQMLCGASDETRADLLLGTADEYRFLSGGSIPVPGQSDSENFTQTMDSMAIMGFTPEELLSMLKVISSVLQFGNITFMKEKNHDQASMPDNTAAQKLCHLLGINVLEFTRAILTPRIKVGREYVQKAQTKEQADFAVEALGKATYERLFRWLVHRVNRALDRRQRQGASFIGILDIAGFEIFQLNSFEQLCINYTNEKLQQLFNHTMFILEQEEYQREGIEWNFIDFGLDLQPCIDLIEKPAHPPGVLALLDEECWFPRATDRSFVEKVSAEQGSHPKFFRSKQPRGEADFSIIHYAGKVNYKADDWLVKNMDPLNDNVASLLHQSSDHFVSELWKEDIQTLPRVYFFDSYATLQANGSDMDRIVGLDQVSSGESSGPVTFGASGLKTKKGMFRTVGQLYKESLTKLMATLRNTNPNFLRCIIPNHEKRAGKLSPNLVLDQLRCNGVLEGIRICRQGFPNRIPFQEFRQRYEILTPNAIPRTFMDGKQASELMISALELDHNLFRVGQSKVFFRAGVLAHLEEERDLKITDTIIRFQSAARGFLARKAFLKKQQQLSAMRVMQRNCAAYLKLRNWQWWRLFTKVKPLLQVTRQDDEIQVREIELQKAKDNLTRVELDYTELDRKHAQLMEEKSVLADQLQAEAELFAEAEEMRARLANRKQELEEVLGELESRLEEEEERGVQLTNEKKKMQQNVQDLEEQLEEEETARQRLLLEKVTLETKVKSFETDLLNTVEQKDRLSKEKKQLEERLSEVTDQLTEEEEKSKSLNKLKNKQEAVIADLEERLKREEQGRLEQDKWKRRMESESVETQEQLSDLGMMSAELKGSLAQKEKEITTLQGRLEEEGARRAEAQRALREAMSQVSELKEEVENERGMRERAEKQRRDLGEELEALRTELEDTLDTTAAQQELRSRREAELNELQRCVEDETRRHEAQLSELRVKHSAAIDNLQEQLDNSKRSRQSLEKAKATLEEERLNLSSELKSLQASRTESERGRKRADGQLQELGARLAQADREREEKEERVHKLQCEIESLSGSLSTFDTKSLRLSKEVSSLESQLHDAKELLQDESRQKMALASRVRALEEEKNGLMERLEEEEERAKEFTRQIQTHTQQLAEVRKQSEEVNTAVEVGEETRRKLQRELDSAVQRERQKEEEKERVERQRERLREEIEDMTLALQRERQNCTALEKRQKKFDQCLAEEKAVSARLAEEKDRAEADNREKETRYLALSRALQEAQDQREELERINKQLRGEMEHLVNQQDDVGKSVHELERTRRSLETEAQNLRVQTQELEEELTEAENSRLRLEVTLQALKAQFEREIGTNEEKGEEKRRALSKQVKELEIQLEEERSQRSQAVSAKKQIEAELQEAEAQGETASRGKEDAVKQLRRLQGQMKEVLRELDETKLTREEVISQSKDSEKKIQTLEAEVLQLTEELSVSERHRRQAQQERDEVADEMINSSSGKTALSEEKRRLESRVSQLEEELEEEQTNAELLGERHRKTTLQVETLTVQLQGERTLAQKAEAARDQLEKQNKELKIRLGDLEGAVRGKHRLSVAALEAKIESMDEQLEQERQERAIANKLVRKTEKKLKEVMMQAEDERRHADQYREQLDKSMVRLKQLKRQLEEVEEENSRSNAQKRKLQRELEELTDNGQTMTREITSLRSQLSMPEWRPDKRAPLPLAMRGRRALVDDFSLENSDSEEPPASPTPSSGLPGTPTPSSEHNLDPPPPYSVNNTE from the exons TCGGCCAGTATTCGGGAGGAGCGGGGCGACGAGGTGGAGGTTGAGCTCACAGACAGCCAGCGGAAGTTGACCCTGTCCAGGGAGGAGGTGCAGCGGATGAACCCTCCTCGCTTCAGTAAAGTGGAGGACATGGCCGACCTCACCTGCCTCAACGAAGCCTCTGTGCTGCACAACCTGAGAGAAAGATACTACTCTGGTTTGATCTAC acatATTCAGGATTGTTCTGCGTGGTGGTGAACCCTTACAAGAACCTGCCTGTCTACACAGAGTCCATAGTGGAGATGTACCGGGGCAAAAAACGCCACGAGATGCCCCCGCACATCTACGCCATATCAGAAGCTGCCTATCGCAGCATGCTACAAG acagagaagatcAGGCGATCCTCTGCAC tGGCGAATCTGGAGCTGGGAAAACTGAGAACACTAAGAAAGTCATCCAATATTTGGCTCACGTTGCCTCCTCCCATAAGAGTGGCACTCCTGGTAGGAACAAGGATGCTGCGCAG ATGGATGGCTCTCGGTCCTTAACAAGAGGCAGCACTATGGTGAACAGG AGTTTACAATAT GGCGAGCTGGagaggcagctgctgcaggccaACCCCATACTGGAGGCCTTTGGCAACGCAAAGACTGTCAAGAACGACAACTCTTCTAGATTT GGTAAATTCATCCGCATTAATTTTGATGTGGCGGGTTACATTGTCGGTGCCAACATCGAGACCT ACCTCCTTGAAAAGTCTCGGGCCACTCGTCAGGCCAAAGATGAAAGGACATTCCACATCTTTTACCAGATGTTGTGCGGAGCTTCAGATGAAACCAGAG CGGACCTGCTCTTAGGAACAGCTGATGAGTACCGCTTTCTCAGCGGAGGTTCCATCCCTGTTCCTGGTCAGAGCGATTCAGAGAACTTCACCCAGACCATGGACTCTATGGCCATAATGGGCTTCACCCCAGAAGAGTTACTGT CCATGCTGAAGGTGATCTCCTCTGTGCTCCAGTTTGGCAATATTACCTTCATGAAGGAGAAGAACCACGACCAGGCGTCCATGCCTGATAACACGGCCGCTCAGAAACTGTGCCATCTTCTGGGCATCAACGTGCTAGAGTTCACTCGGGCCATCCTCACGCCCCGGATCAAAGTGGGTCGGGAGTACGTGCAGAAGGCCCAGACGAAAGAACAG GCTGACTTTGCTGTGGAGGCCTTGGGGAAGGCCACATATGAGCGTTTGTTCAGATGGCTGGTGCACAGGGTCAACAGAGCTCTGGACCGCAGACAGAGACAAGGGGCCTCCTTCATAGGGATCCTTGATATTGCTGGATTTGAGATCTTCCAG CTAAACTCCTTTGAGCAGCTGTGCATTAACTACACCaatgagaagctgcagcagctcttcaaCCACACCATGTTCATtctggagcaggaggagtacCAGCGGGAGGGCATCGAGTGGAACTTCATCGACTTTGGCCTGGACCTACAGCCCTGCATCGATCTCATTGAGAAACCg GCCCACCCGCCTGGTGTTCTGGCCCTGCTGGATGAAGAGTGTTGGTTCCCTCGGGCGACAGACCGCTCATTTGTGGAGAAGGTGTCTGCCGAACAAGGCAGCCATCCAAAATTCTTCAGGTCGAAGCAGCCGCGCGGGGAAGCTGACTTCTCTATCATTCACTATGCAGGAAAG GTGAACTATAAGGCAGATGATTGGTTGGTGAAGAACATGGATCCTCTGAACGACAACGTGGCGTCTCTGCTCCACCAGTCTTCTGATCATTTTGTCTCAGAACTCTGGAAGGAGG ATATCCAAACTCTTCCCCGTGTGTACTTTTTTGACTCCTATGCGACATTACAGGCTAATGGCTCCGACA TGGACAGGATTGTGGGTCTGGACCAGGTGTCGTCAGGAGAGAGCAGCGGGCCGGTCACGTTCGGAGCATCTGGGCTGAAGACCAAGAAGGGAATGTTTAGGACTGTTGGTCAGCTGTACAAGGAGTCTCTCACCAAGCTTATGGCCACACTGAGGAACACCAACCCCAACTTCCTCCGCTGTATCATCCCCAACCATGAGAAGAGG GCTGGTAAGCTGTCTCCCAATTTGGTTTTGGACCAGCTGAGGTGTAATGGAGTTTTGGAGGGGATCCGTATCTGCAGACAAGGCTTCCCGAACCGCATCCCATTCCAGGAGTTCAGACAGAG ATATGAGATCCTGACTCCTAACGCCATCCCTCGCACCTTCATGGATGGCAAACAGGCATCAGAACTCATG ATCAGTGCTTTGGAGCTCGATCACAACCTGTTCAGAGTTGGTCAGAGTAAAGTCTTCTTCAGAGCTGGAGTCCTCGCTCacctggaagaggagagagacctTAAGATCACTGACACCATCATACGCTTCCAGAGCGCCGCCAGAGGCTTCCTAGCACGCAA agcctttttgaagaagcagcagcagctcagtgcgATGAGAGTGATGCAGAGGAACTGTGCTGCTTACCTCAAACTCAGGAACTGGCAGTGGTGGCGGCTGTTCACTAAG GTGAAGCCCCTGCTGCAGGTGACCCGTCAGGACGACGAGATCCAGGTAAGGGAAATTGAGCTCCAGAAGGCGAAGGACAATCTCACCCGAGTGGAGCTGGACTACACCGAGCTGGACAGGAAACACGCTCAG ctgatggaggagaagtCCGTGCTGGCTGACCAGCTGCAGGCGGAGGCGGAGCTGTTTGCAGAGGCGGAGGAGATGAGAGCCAGGCTGGCCAATCGgaaacaggagctggaggaggtgctCGGCGAGCTGGAGAGTcgactggaggaagaggaggagaggggtgtGCAGTTGAccaatgagaagaagaagatgcagcAGAATGTACAG gacctggaggagcagttagaggaggaggaaactgcccgacagcgcctcctgctggagaAGGTTACCTTGGAGACCAAAGTGAAAAGTTTCGAAACCGACCTGCTGAATACAGTGGAGCAGAAAGACCGACTCAGCAAG gagaagaaacagCTTGAGGAGCGTCTGAGTGAGGTCACTGACCAGctcactgaggaagaggagaaaagcaaaagcctgaacaaactaaaaaacaaacaggaggcCGTCATCGCCGACTTAGAGG AGCGCCTGAAGCGCGAGGAGCAGGGTCGCTTGGAGCAGGacaagtggaagaggaggatggagagcgAGTCAGTGGAGACCCAGGAGCAGCTGTCAGACCTGGGCATGATGTCCGCCGAGCTGAAGGGAAGTCTGGCtcagaaggaaaaggaaatcacCACCTTACAGGGCCG GCTGGAGGAAGAGGGTGCTCGCCGTGCTGAAGCTCAGAGGGCATTAAGGGAGGCCATGTCCCAGGTGTCTGAGCtaaaggaggaagtggagaatgAGCGAGGGATGAGAGAAAGGGCAGAGAAGCAGAGGCGAGACCTGGGGGAGGAGTTGGAGGCTTTGAGAACTGAGCTGGAGGACACTTTGGACACCACAGCTGCCCAGCAGGAGCTAAG GTCCCGTCGAGAGGCAGAGCTAAATGAGCTCCAGCGATGTGTTGAAGACGAAACCCGTCGCCATGAGGCCCAGCTATCAGAGCTCCGAGTCAAACACAGTGCTGCCATAGACAACCTCCAGGAACAGCTCGACAACAGCAAGAGA TCACGTCAGTCCCTGGAGAAGGCCAAGGCCACGCTAGAGGAAGAGAGGCTGAATTTGTCCTCGGAGCTGAAGAGTCTCCAAGCGAGCcgcacagagagcgagagaggtcGTAAGAGGGCTGACGGTCAGCTGCAGGAGCTCGGCGCCCGGCTGGCtcaggctgacagagagagggaggagaaggaggagcgaGTGCACAAACTACAG TGTGAGATTGAGTCTCTCTCCGGCAGTTTGTCCACTTTTGACACCAAATCCCTTCGGCTCTCCAAAGAGGTCAGCAGCCTGGAGAGCCAGCTACATGACGCaaag GAATTGCTGCAGGATGAAAGTCGTCAGAAGATGGCTCTGGCCTCCAGGGTGCGagcactggaggaggagaagaacggACTGATGGAGAgacttgaggaggaggaggaaagagccAAAGAGTTCACCCGGCAGATCCAGACTCACACGCAGCAG CTGGCAGAGGTTCGTAAGCAGTCGGAAGAGGTGAACACTGCAGTGGAAGTCGGCGAGGAGACACGCAGGAAACTTCAGAGAGAACTGGACAGCGCCGTCCAGAGGGAGCgccagaaggaggaggaaaaggagagagtggagaggcagagagaacgtctgagggaggagatcGAGGACATGACACTGGCCttgcagagggagaggcagaacTGCACGGCTCTTGAGAAGAGGCAGAAGAAGTTTGACCAG TGTCTGGCTGAGGAGAAGGCAGTGAGCGCTCGActggcagaggagaaggacagagcAGAAGCAGACAACCGAGAGAAGGAGACAAGATATCTGGCGCTGTCCCGAGCCCTGCAG GAGGCACAGGACCAGAGGGAAGAGCTAGAGAGGATCAACAAGCAGCTGCGTGGGGAAATGGAGCATCTTGTAAACCAGCAGGACGATGTCGGCAAGAGT GTCCATGAGCTGGAGCGTACTCGGAGGTCCCTAGAGACGGAAGCCCAGAACCTGCGAGTTCAGACacaggagttggaggaggagctgacggAGGCGGAGAACTCGAGGCTGAGGCTGGAGGTCACCCTGCAGGCGCTCAAAGCTCAGTTTGAGAGGGAGATCGGCACCAacgaggagaagggagaggagaagaggagggcgCTCAGCAAACAG GTGAAGGAGTTAGAGATCCAGCTGGAAGAGGAAAGGAGTCAGCGGTCTCAGGCCGTGTCCGCCAAGAAGCAGATagaagcagagctgcaggaagcCGAAGCCCAGGGGGAGACAGCCTCCCGTGGCAAAGAGGACGCTGTGAAGCAGCTACGAAGGCTGCAG GGTCAAATGAAGGAAGTTCTTCGCGAGCTTGATGAGACCAAGTTGACCCGGGAAGAGGTGATCAGCCAGTCGAAAGACAgcgaaaagaaaatccaaaccCTGGAGGCAGAAGTCCTGCAActgacagag GAGCTGTCTGTgtcagagagacacaggagacAGGCTCAGCAGGAGAGAGACGAGGTGGCTGACGAGATGATCAACAGCAGCTCCGGAAA AACTGCGTTGAGTGAGGAGAAGCGGAGGTTAGAGTCTCGGGTCAGTCAGctggaagaggagctggaggaggagcagaccaACGCTGAACTGCTGGGGGAGAGACATAGGAAAACGACTCTACAG GTGGAGACTCTGACCGTGCAGCTGCAAGGAGAGAGGACTTTGGCCCAGAAGGCGGAGGCGGCCAGAGATCAGCTGGAGAAGCAGAACAAGGAGCTGAAGATCCGGCTGGGGGACCTGGAGGGAGCAGTGAGGGGCAAACACAGGCTCAGCGTCGCCGCCCTGGAGGCCAAGATAGAATCAATGGATGAGCAACTGGAacaggagagaca GGAACGAGCCATTGCCAACAAACTGGTGCGAAAGACGGAGAAGAAACTGAAGGAGGTGATGATGCAGGCAGAGGATGAGCGGAGACATGCTGACCAGTACAGAGAACAG CTGGACAAGTCGATGGTCCGActgaagcagctgaagaggcagctggaggaggtggaggaggagaactctCGCTCCAATGCCCagaagaggaagctgcagagagagctggaggagctcaCCGACAACGGTCAGACCATGACACGAGAGATCACCTCCCTTCGCAGCCAGCTCAG CATGCCTGAATGGAGACCAGATAA gCGTGCTCCGTTGCCCCTGGCGATGAGAGGACGCAGGGCATTGGTTGATGACTTCTCGTTGGAGAACTCTGACTCGGAAGAGCCCCCAGCCTCTCCGACTCCCTCCTCTGGACTCCCTGGAACCCCGACCCCTTCCTCTGAGCACAACCTCGACCCTCCACCTCCTTACAGCGTCAACAACACAGAGTGA